A portion of the Cyanobium sp. PCC 7001 genome contains these proteins:
- a CDS encoding sulfotransferase domain-containing protein has translation MLVVVCGMHRSGSTLVAQLAKGLLSGTTPLSVSNNGLGSSVEEMHARAKDPDHTWLAKVHIPRRVLRRALPDEGTRYLYTYRDVRDALASAWRKNRFLFGSDERGPAIASQFVREEIDIGAVFEDRRHCWIGRYETIVKDLPGLVTDLAAFLGVSLTPEKLQELVTEAAPDKQRQRSLKVSSGDRSVRLETFITTNHITDGRSGAWKETLSVEEAIAAEHAGRHWLVAKDYPLCFRKAMYPAQ, from the coding sequence ATGCTGGTCGTTGTCTGCGGCATGCACCGTTCAGGATCGACACTTGTGGCCCAATTGGCTAAAGGCCTCCTGAGTGGCACGACCCCCTTGAGCGTGAGCAACAACGGCCTTGGAAGTTCCGTGGAAGAAATGCACGCCAGAGCCAAGGATCCCGATCACACCTGGCTGGCCAAGGTTCATATTCCCCGTCGGGTGCTGAGGCGAGCCCTCCCTGATGAGGGCACTCGCTACCTCTACACCTACCGCGATGTCCGCGATGCCCTGGCCTCTGCCTGGCGCAAGAATCGCTTTCTGTTTGGCAGCGACGAACGAGGGCCAGCCATTGCGTCCCAGTTTGTTCGTGAGGAAATTGATATCGGAGCTGTTTTCGAGGACCGGCGACACTGCTGGATCGGTCGTTATGAAACGATCGTGAAAGACCTTCCTGGGCTGGTGACTGATCTCGCCGCCTTCCTGGGTGTGTCCCTTACCCCTGAGAAGCTTCAAGAGCTGGTGACGGAGGCTGCCCCCGACAAACAGCGCCAACGCTCTCTGAAAGTGAGCAGTGGCGACCGTTCCGTGCGGCTGGAGACCTTCATCACCACCAACCACATCACCGACGGGCGATCAGGAGCCTGGAAGGAAACACTCTCGGTTGAGGAGGCCATTGCCGCAGAGCATGCCGGCCGCCACTGGCTGGTGGCCAAGGACTACCCACTGTGTTTTCGCAAAGCGATGTATCCGGCTCAGTAG
- a CDS encoding sulfotransferase family 2 domain-containing protein: MISHDHRCIFIHIPRTAGTSIEEWLNPTPQWILAPEQKHLSSIQAKILYKDYWDYYFKFSIVRNPYTRSVSLLSSFSSFYGVGLKNNSIYFGRYKKRFGSPITLEHDLRYYNYGELLGLEPQCSRPYTPNSVYNNILTEELDRIYKFEELDSAIKDLAYVLGIKTPRPLPHRVPASKATDDLVFRNPRTIKRINKLYANDFVSFGYQKLQPV, translated from the coding sequence ATGATTTCCCATGATCATCGATGCATCTTCATCCACATACCTCGAACAGCGGGCACAAGCATTGAGGAGTGGCTAAATCCAACTCCTCAATGGATTCTGGCGCCAGAGCAAAAACATCTAAGCAGCATTCAGGCCAAGATTCTCTACAAGGACTACTGGGATTATTATTTCAAATTCTCAATCGTTCGCAACCCCTACACTCGCTCGGTATCTCTGCTGTCCAGTTTCAGCAGCTTCTATGGAGTGGGACTCAAGAATAACAGCATCTACTTCGGGCGCTACAAGAAAAGATTTGGAAGCCCGATCACCCTTGAGCACGATCTCCGTTACTACAACTACGGGGAACTGCTTGGTCTTGAGCCACAGTGCTCCCGCCCCTACACCCCAAACAGCGTCTACAACAACATTCTCACTGAGGAGCTGGATCGGATTTACAAATTCGAGGAGCTGGACTCCGCCATCAAGGACCTAGCCTATGTGCTCGGCATCAAGACTCCACGGCCGCTGCCGCACCGTGTGCCCGCCAGCAAAGCCACCGACGATCTTGTCTTCAGAAATCCTCGCACAATTAAACGGATCAACAAACTGTACGCCAACGACTTCGTCAGCTTTGGCTATCAGAAATTGCAGCCAGTCTGA
- a CDS encoding glycosyltransferase 61 family protein: MPLAFNLIREAKKRHPSWWGKAKVAERATVVVESDAFVLDISRHQHYQKRWWLNMSHGVVDRHGQLVTALNDKRGERHFYYPQEDRLSEIKQGRGIGAEPIEKDFVLYGGTLFDHFGHLLLDLTRTYQMLRLFRDHDSPIWFHYHRLRKGGTLADRTLITAWLDCLGIRQRARLVRRPIRARTLVSSSVLYRDRCFVTEDFHDACLAALRPELRDGLKNTTRKQKIAYLSRHKLSTGTTRFIGETEVVNRLSKIATVDVICPEELTFEQKLALYRQYDWVVGFPQACMNLKAFVPSSAGHPVARQVMFLAGPKTLSTNWVNIDAACGFNDYYVDCHPTDTTRQRADEGFQRSNSFGIDKVVNSIDMIAREG, translated from the coding sequence ATGCCACTCGCCTTCAACCTGATCCGCGAGGCCAAGAAGCGGCACCCGTCCTGGTGGGGAAAAGCAAAGGTCGCTGAAAGGGCGACAGTCGTTGTCGAGAGTGATGCGTTCGTACTGGACATCAGCCGGCATCAGCACTATCAGAAACGCTGGTGGCTCAACATGAGCCATGGTGTTGTCGACCGACACGGACAACTTGTTACTGCTCTCAACGACAAGCGTGGAGAGCGGCACTTTTACTACCCACAAGAAGATCGCCTTTCAGAAATCAAGCAGGGACGAGGCATCGGGGCCGAACCGATTGAAAAAGACTTTGTACTCTATGGCGGCACTCTCTTTGACCACTTTGGTCATCTCCTGCTGGATCTCACCCGAACCTATCAGATGCTTCGGCTATTCCGCGATCACGATTCTCCCATCTGGTTTCATTATCATCGGCTTCGCAAAGGCGGAACTCTTGCAGATCGCACGCTGATCACGGCATGGCTGGACTGCCTTGGCATCCGTCAACGGGCGCGCCTGGTCAGGAGACCGATCCGCGCCAGAACTCTGGTGTCCAGCAGCGTTCTCTATCGAGACCGATGCTTCGTCACCGAGGACTTTCATGATGCCTGCCTTGCTGCCCTCCGCCCGGAACTGCGCGATGGCCTGAAGAACACCACGCGGAAGCAAAAGATCGCCTACCTCTCTCGACACAAACTCAGCACGGGCACCACCAGATTCATTGGCGAAACCGAGGTTGTCAATCGCCTCAGCAAAATCGCCACAGTGGATGTGATATGCCCTGAAGAGCTTACCTTTGAACAGAAACTGGCCCTCTACCGCCAATACGACTGGGTCGTAGGTTTTCCGCAGGCCTGCATGAATCTCAAGGCTTTTGTTCCCTCCTCAGCGGGGCATCCTGTGGCCCGACAGGTCATGTTTCTCGCAGGCCCCAAAACCCTGAGCACGAATTGGGTGAACATTGATGCCGCCTGTGGCTTCAATGACTATTACGTTGACTGCCACCCGACGGACACCACGCGACAAAGAGCCGATGAGGGCTTTCAACGCAGCAACTCGTTTGGCATTGACAAGGTTGTTAACAGCATCGACATGATTGCGCGAGAAGGCTAG
- a CDS encoding class I SAM-dependent methyltransferase has protein sequence MAVSSPCCRHCQSPLEQEVIDLGHQPPSNAYLTAEQLSLPEITYPLKVYVCTACWLVQLPAHAAADQLFTADYAYFSSTSSSWCDHARRYVGAACERLGLGADSFVVELASNDGYLLQYVRERGIPCLGIEPTAATAAVARTKGIDTIERFFGVALAEELVDGRQAADLIVANNVLAHVPDINDFLAGMAILLKPAGQVSIEFPHLLELLQGNQFDTIYHEHYSYISLAVLQRMAGHAGLKLVDVERLPTHGGSLRVWLARCDAGLESDAAAQDRLAAILGAESAAGLTSLQAYAGFQQRAEAAKHGLLRFLLNARERGAWVMGYGAAAKGNTLLNYAGVSRDLLPVVADKAASKIGRFLPASHIPVISPEEWLSLQPQEVLVLPWNLAEEVKSAFRDQPAMTFYRAIPGLERI, from the coding sequence ATGGCCGTGTCCTCTCCCTGCTGTCGCCATTGCCAGAGTCCCCTGGAGCAGGAGGTGATCGACCTGGGCCATCAACCGCCCAGCAATGCCTATCTCACGGCAGAGCAGCTGTCGCTGCCGGAGATCACCTATCCCCTGAAGGTGTATGTCTGCACCGCGTGCTGGCTGGTGCAGCTGCCGGCCCACGCCGCTGCCGACCAGTTGTTCACCGCCGACTACGCCTATTTCTCCAGCACCTCCAGCAGCTGGTGCGACCATGCGAGGCGCTACGTGGGCGCGGCGTGTGAGCGTCTCGGTCTCGGTGCGGACAGCTTCGTGGTGGAGCTGGCCAGCAACGACGGCTACCTGTTGCAGTATGTGCGGGAGCGGGGCATTCCCTGCCTGGGCATCGAGCCGACGGCCGCCACGGCAGCCGTGGCGCGGACCAAGGGCATCGACACGATCGAGCGTTTCTTCGGGGTGGCTCTGGCCGAAGAGCTGGTGGATGGGCGGCAGGCTGCCGATTTGATCGTGGCCAACAACGTGCTGGCCCACGTTCCGGACATCAACGATTTCCTGGCAGGCATGGCCATCCTGCTCAAGCCTGCCGGCCAGGTTTCCATTGAATTCCCCCATCTGCTGGAGTTGCTTCAGGGCAACCAGTTCGACACCATTTATCACGAGCACTACAGCTACATCAGCCTGGCTGTTCTGCAGCGCATGGCCGGTCACGCCGGCCTCAAGCTCGTGGATGTGGAACGTCTCCCCACCCACGGCGGCAGCCTTCGCGTCTGGCTGGCACGCTGCGATGCCGGGCTTGAGAGCGATGCCGCTGCCCAGGATCGCCTTGCGGCGATCCTGGGCGCAGAGTCGGCTGCGGGACTGACGTCCCTCCAGGCTTATGCCGGTTTTCAGCAGCGCGCCGAAGCCGCCAAGCATGGCCTGCTGCGCTTTCTGCTGAATGCCCGCGAGCGGGGAGCCTGGGTGATGGGCTACGGGGCCGCCGCCAAGGGCAACACGCTGCTGAACTATGCAGGCGTGTCCAGGGATCTCCTGCCCGTCGTGGCGGACAAGGCTGCCAGCAAGATCGGTCGCTTTCTGCCGGCCAGCCACATCCCTGTCATCAGTCCGGAGGAATGGCTTTCTCTCCAGCCCCAGGAGGTTCTCGTTCTGCCCTGGAATCTTGCCGAGGAGGTGAAGTCAGCGTTTCGCGACCAGCCAGCTATGACCTTTTACCGTGCGATTCCTGGACTTGAGCGGATCTGA
- a CDS encoding sulfotransferase gives MSLSLLLPGKPDFNLSIDPDPSMRPVFDAIERGLAGADRDAVRAIPTSSLPDFIVVGAAKSATTTLTRVLGRHPDIFMSKPKEPKFFGRHYDKGWSWYANHFSDGGHAKVRGEGSTMYTSPLPGFQHTAALISTYLPNAKIIYMARHPLDRIVSHWRHIKGKHPDTSDFNRLLKTSRLKRLLIGCSLYYERVNQFRAHFSDDRILCLTFEDFLGSPSVSLERVLAFLGVDGPVEPLLNDGVRLPMVNEAGQQGRRYVDKPRWPLLMKWKISRLLRDDARQFLNYIGKPADYWKL, from the coding sequence ATGTCCCTGTCTCTGCTCTTGCCCGGAAAGCCAGACTTCAACCTCAGCATCGATCCTGATCCGAGCATGCGCCCTGTGTTCGATGCCATCGAGCGGGGCTTGGCTGGTGCTGATCGTGACGCAGTCCGCGCGATTCCAACGTCCTCACTTCCGGACTTCATCGTGGTGGGTGCTGCCAAGTCTGCCACCACGACGCTGACCAGAGTCCTGGGCAGGCACCCTGACATCTTCATGTCCAAGCCGAAGGAACCGAAGTTCTTTGGGCGCCACTACGACAAGGGTTGGAGTTGGTATGCCAATCATTTCAGCGATGGGGGCCATGCCAAGGTGCGCGGGGAGGGAAGCACGATGTACACCAGCCCCTTGCCAGGCTTTCAACATACTGCTGCGCTGATCAGCACCTATCTGCCCAACGCCAAGATCATTTATATGGCCAGGCATCCTTTGGACAGGATTGTGTCTCACTGGCGGCATATCAAAGGCAAGCATCCCGATACCAGCGATTTCAATCGTCTGCTGAAGACGTCGAGGTTGAAGCGATTATTGATCGGCTGCTCCCTCTACTACGAACGGGTCAACCAGTTCCGTGCTCATTTCTCCGACGATCGGATTCTCTGCCTGACCTTTGAGGATTTCCTGGGCTCGCCGAGCGTCTCATTGGAACGTGTTCTTGCCTTTCTGGGGGTGGACGGACCTGTGGAACCCTTGTTGAACGACGGCGTCCGCTTACCGATGGTGAACGAAGCCGGACAGCAAGGCCGGCGGTACGTGGACAAGCCCCGCTGGCCGCTGTTGATGAAATGGAAAATCAGCCGACTCCTGCGGGACGACGCCAGACAATTCCTGAACTACATCGGCAAGCCAGCGGACTACTGGAAATTATGA